A genomic stretch from Enterobacter oligotrophicus includes:
- a CDS encoding short chain dehydrogenase, with protein sequence MKIVIIGASGTVGRAVTEELERRHEVIRVGRTQGDHQVDITSQASVQALFEKIGPVDAIVSASGGLYFGPLETMKDSDFNQGLQDKLLGQVRLALTGQHYLNEGGSITLISGIVAHEPIAQGVNATTVNAALEGFVRAAACELPRAIRINLISPTVLTESAEAYDGFFPGFESVPAATVAQAYRRSVEGVQSGRVYKVGY encoded by the coding sequence ATGAAAATCGTCATTATTGGTGCCAGCGGTACGGTCGGTCGCGCCGTAACGGAAGAGTTGGAACGTCGCCATGAGGTGATCCGGGTGGGTCGCACGCAGGGCGATCATCAGGTAGATATCACCTCACAGGCGAGCGTACAGGCGCTGTTTGAAAAGATCGGCCCGGTGGATGCGATTGTGTCTGCCAGCGGTGGTCTCTACTTCGGCCCGCTGGAAACGATGAAAGACAGCGATTTTAACCAGGGGCTGCAGGATAAGCTGCTCGGGCAGGTACGCCTGGCGTTGACCGGGCAACACTACCTGAACGAAGGTGGCTCGATAACACTGATTAGCGGTATTGTGGCGCACGAGCCGATAGCCCAGGGCGTGAATGCCACCACGGTAAACGCCGCGCTGGAAGGGTTTGTTCGCGCTGCTGCCTGTGAGCTGCCGCGCGCTATCCGCATCAATCTGATTAGCCCGACGGTGCTCACCGAATCCGCCGAAGCGTACGACGGCTTCTTCCCCGGCTTTGAAAGCGTCCCCGCTGCAACGGTGGCACAGGCCTATCGCCGCAGCGTGGAAGGGGTGCAGAGTGGGCGGGTATATAAAGTGGGTTATTGA